The genomic segment GCAGAAGGCGTCATGGGCCATTACTTGGCCGAAGACCCGGACTGTTGGCTGCAGTGATGAAGTGTCCGTATTCACGCAAGATACGGGCAAGCCGCGAAAGCTTGTCCGTATTCATTTTTGCTGTTACAGTGTACGTATGTTCAAACCCATACTAGACGAGTTTATCGGGCAATTCAAACGCAAGCACCCCAAAGACAACATCCGGGTTCTTGCGATGTTGGGTTTTGGCTCAAGTTTCAGCAACAAAAAAATACGGGCCAATTCGGATTTGGATTTGTATATCGTCATTAAAGACATTGGCAAGCGATTTCGCGGAGTGATGCGCATCAACGGCATTGCGGTGGATTACTTTGCCTATCCGCTGAAACAACTGAAAGCCGATTGGAAAAAGGTTAAAAACAGAACCGCCCCGCGGCTGACCATCGCATACATGCTGCGGGATGGCCATATTATATTAGATCAGAATCACGCCTTGCGGAAGTTGCGCATTGAAGCCAAGAAATTTTTGCAACATGAATTAAAGAACAGTGCGATTCCGCCCAATCTGCTGGTCATCAATAAATACTTCGTTAATGATTATCTCAAAGACATAGAAGACAGCCTGCGGGACGGAGATGCGTTTGCCTGGCAATATAATGTCAATCTATTGTTTAAAGATTTGATTGATATTTTTTGCCAATTCCATAAGATTCCCCTGGTAAAGCCGAAATACCAGAAGATGGAAATCGCCAAACGGGATAAAAAATTTGTAAGGTTGTACGAATCGGTTGCCGGTGCGCCTTCTCCAAAAGAAAAAACAAAGCGGATTAACGCATTGGCGCGGTACTGCCTGAAAACCATGGGCGGCCCGCTGCCGCGGGAGTGGGAACTGGCGCGGCCGGTCAGGGACGTTTAAAGAGGAGGGGAAGTTGATTTACCAGTACATCGGGATGACAAAAGCGCCGCAACGGTTTTAACCACCCGTAAAAATGGGGACATGGCCCATTTTTACGGGTGGAACTGTCGTGAAGCGGGCGCCGAAAACCTAGGTGTGGATATGCCGCATTGACAAAGCGCTCCCTCGCATCTACACTGATACTTGAAAACCAAACGTGAACCTTTCAACATCAAGGAGACGGCGCAATGGCGCATCCAACATACCCTGCCGTCATCTTTGATGAGGCTACTGGCAGGTATAAGTGCGAAATGCGCGACAAAAAACTCGCCAGAGTCTGGGGAGTGGGATATGGAAACACCAGAGGTGAGGCTATCGCTAACGCCCGCCGCGGTCAACCGCCTGATGGGAAAATCAAGCGTGTGATTGGGTGGGTTCAACGCCATCCGTTTCTCGTCGGCGCCGCGGTCGGCGCATATTTAGCCGCACGAAACGGCGCTCGGACATTTAGCGAATATGCAGCCGCCTCTGTTATTGGCGGATTCGTGGGCTGGGCTGCAAGTAAAGCAGTCCGGTTCTTCACCAGATGAACGGAAAGGAGGTAACGCAAGATGGAACGAACCGCTGTACTGCGGAGCGTAGTGTCATCGGCCTGCGGTGTCGGATAACCGAGGAAGCGATGGCTGTCGCCCTTGTGGCTTGTCCCGTCAAACTTGTCATCGCTCCTTGATGGCATTTTACCGCAGGGATTCGCCACTTGCTGGCACGATGGCACTACGGTGCGCCGCGCCGCGCATGAGGCTTGACCCACAAGGGTCGCCCGCGCCTAAGACGCTGGTAAGAGACCAAATCCGAGGTCCACGCACATCTCCGCCATAAGTCCAAGGCTGCAATGCCCTGGACAAGGAATCCGCGAGGATTCTGATCCCTAGAGGGATGGCCGCCGCAAGCGTTCATCCCTCTCTTTTTTTACTTTGCATGGGTTGTGGATAAAACCATTGACAAAAACACCATTGCGGTATAGAGTGAAAGTAAGGTGGAAACCGCACCTTGAATTGACCAATACCTACACGAGTATGGAGTCCCATGCTTGGTCAGCATGTGTTGTCCCGTACTTTAGATGAATAGGTATACGCGTTCCTTCGGAACCGCGCCAACGCGCATAGCATGAGGAGCTGTGACCGGAAAGCCTGCAAGGCTTTCAACCCCGAATCCCCATTCGGTCACCGCAACACAATCCTCGTGCTCTTTTTTTTATTGCAATGTTGAGCGATGGTAAGCATACTAAATGTATATGTTCACACGGCATTCCAAAAGTCTCTTTCATTCACTTGGCCAAGTTCAAGAATACCCTTAAGGGTACCAAATGCCAATTCTTTATGCAACGGGATGACGGTTGTAATTATCTTGTCGCCCAGGCACCGCCTTAATTTAACATGACTGCCTTTTTGGGAAACAAAGTAAAAATCAAAATGCCGACAGAGAATGTTTATAATCTGGCGGCCTGAAAAAGTCTTAGCCATGCCGAACTTCAAGAGTGGTTACAAGCGGCGCCCGTTGCGAGAGATAATGGCGCACCTGTAATCTCGGCTGGTCTTCTAAATAAAGCTCAGCCGCTTCTTTTAAGTTCCTTTCGGCATCTTCAATGTTTTTACCTTGGCTCACAACCCCTAATTCCGCGCACCGAGCAACGTACCATTTACCTTCTTGTGTAATAATTGTCGTAAATTTATAATTCATAATTTAAAAAATTAACTAAGGCAATGATAACACAACTATTTTATATAAGCAACAATATCAGTAGTGTCCAATTAAAAAGACGAGTTAATAGTCAATTTGAGTTGATAATCAGCCTTGTCTCAGACGAAGATAATGTCCTGCCAAGATAATCTTTTTCCAACTCACCTAAATAAGGCGCTCATGCATCAAAATGCGAAGACCGCGCAAGTGAGTACTCCAAACGCTCAAAAAATTGCTCGCTGTACTTGCTGGTTTCTTTGAACGCGCGAACCACCTCGCCCGCATCGCGCGTGGGCGGCGGGGAAAAAACATCATCAGTAAGCGTGTGCCGCAGAAACTCAAAGCGCAGCTTCGCGTCCAAGAGATCCTCATACTCCCGCTTGGTCAGGGTTACTGATTCTTTGTTTTTGGTTGCTACAATTGTGGGCATATACGCCGGCAAAGCAAACGATTGGAGGATGATGCAAGGCGCCACAGCGGGAGAATATTGATTAGCGCGCCATTGTTTGCGCTACCGGAGTGAACTCCATCTCAAACGGCAGGGGGACGCTCGCGGCGCGATCCTTTGCGCGCTTCATAAAGTTGAGTATGGTAAACCCCACGGCCTTGCCACTCTTGGGGTCTATCCGCATCACCATGTCATCTCCGGTTTCCTGCGTTATTGCGTCCGCATCCGGCGCTCCCTTTGAAAAGTAGAGCACGTCCGCTTCTGCGTCGTAGTAGTATTGTGCGTTTGCGTGGTTCATAGCGCGTGATGTTGTATTCTGTCGGTGAGGTACGCGGTGAGGATACGGAGAAGCAAACTGTTCCATATAGCAGAAGTATAGCGCGATTCTTTAGTTCTGCGCAACATGCGCGCCACCGGCTCTGCCACAGACGGTGTTGCGCTTACTTGTTGAACTCGCCCCCGAAGCCTGAAGACATACACTTGCGTCAAAACAAAATTTATGGTAATGTCCACACTAGAAAAATCTATGGGTTAGTTTCTAAAATCGCACATTTACAAAGGAGGTGTAATAGTAGATGCACAATCGTCTGGAGAAGATGCTTGGCGAACGCACGCTCGTGCTTATCAAACCGGACGCGGTCAAACGGGGCCTCATTGGTGTCATTTGCCAGCGCTTTGAGCAAGCTGGCCTCAAGATCGTCGCATGCAAAATGGTTCTTCCGACCCGTGAGCGGTTGGATGGCCATTTCCCTACATCCGAAGAATGGGTTCGGGGAATG from the Parcubacteria group bacterium genome contains:
- a CDS encoding type II toxin-antitoxin system HicA family toxin, whose translation is MAKTFSGRQIINILCRHFDFYFVSQKGSHVKLRRCLGDKIITTVIPLHKELAFGTLKGILELGQVNERDFWNAV
- a CDS encoding type II toxin-antitoxin system HicB family antitoxin — translated: MNYKFTTIITQEGKWYVARCAELGVVSQGKNIEDAERNLKEAAELYLEDQPRLQVRHYLSQRAPLVTTLEVRHG
- a CDS encoding DUF2283 domain-containing protein, which encodes MNHANAQYYYDAEADVLYFSKGAPDADAITQETGDDMVMRIDPKSGKAVGFTILNFMKRAKDRAASVPLPFEMEFTPVAQTMAR